From the genome of Nicotiana sylvestris chromosome 2, ASM39365v2, whole genome shotgun sequence, one region includes:
- the LOC104249566 gene encoding kelch repeat-containing protein At3g27220-like: MVRSVGGKHSFSKPIILLLAFVALLGISLTRDFRSASSSPYISLASSWARDKYRIVTANVSNNGSPKEVGKSNRDRYPERALAMTYADLPAPELKWEQMPSAPVPRLDGYSIQIKNLLYVFAGYANLDHVHSHVDVYNFSTDSWTESFEIPKDMANSHLGVATDGRYIYIVTGQYGPQCRGPTANTFVLDTETRKWESLPPLPAPRYAPATQLWKGRLHVMGGSKENRHTPGIEHWSLAVANGKALEKQWRTEVPIPRGGPHRACIAVDDHLYVIGGQEGDFMAKPGSPIFKCSRRFEVVYGDIYMLDEDMKWKGLPSMPKPNSHIECSWVIVNNSIVIVGGTTERHPVTKRMILVGEVFRFDLNTLTWSVIGKMPYRAKTTLAGFWDGWLYFTSGQRDRGPDNPQPRKVVGDMWRTKLRLSH; this comes from the exons atggtaAGATCAGTAGGAGGAAAACACAGTTTCTCAAAACCCATTATTCTTCTTTTAGCATTTGttgctcttcttggaatttcctTAACAAGGGATTTtcgttctgcttcttcttctccttatATTTCCCTTGCTAGCTCTTGGGCTCGTGATAAATACCGTATTGTTACAGCTAATGTCTCCAATAATGGCTCTCCAAAG GAAGTAGGAAAAAGTAATAGGGATCGTTACCCGGAGAGAGCATTAGCCATGACCTATGCTGATTTGCCTGCTCCTGAATTAAAATGGGAACAAATGCCATCTGCACCTGTGCCTCGTTTGGATGGGTACTCAATTCAAATCAAGAATTTGCTTTATGTTTTTGCAGGATATGCAAATTTAGACCAT GTGCATTCTCATGTTGATGTGTACAACTTTTCAACCGATTCATGGACAGAGAGTTTTGAAATTCCAAAAGATATGGCGAACTCACATTTAGGGGTGGCTACTGATGGAAGATACATATATATTGTGACAGGGCAATATGGTCCGCAATGTAGGGGACCTACTGCAAATACATTTGTTTTGGACACAGAAACCAGAAAATGGGAAAGCTTGCCACCATTGCCAGCACCGAG GTATGCACCAGCAACTCAGCTTTGGAAAGGCAGACTCCATGTGATGGGTGGCAGTAAAGAGAATCGTCACACTCCTGGGATAGAGCATTGGAGTCTTGCAGTAGCAAATGGCAAAGCCTTAGAGAAGCAATGGCGCACTGAAGTACCCATTCCTCGTGGAGGACCACATAG GGCGTGTATTGCTGTTGATGATCATCTTTATGTAATTGGTGGTCAAGAGGGTGATTTCATGGCCAAACCTGGCTCCCCTATCTTTAAATGCTCACGAAGGTTCGAG GTGGTTTATGGTGATATTTATATGCTGGATGAAGATATGAAATGGAAAGGGTTGCCTTCTATGCCAAAGCCGAATTCGCACATAGAATGTTCTTGGGTTATTGTAAATAATTCTATTGTTATTGTTGGAGGCACAACAGAAAGGCATCCTGTGACCAAAAGGATGATCTTGGTTGGAGAGGTGTTCCGATTCGACCTAAACACACTG ACATGGTCTGTCATCGGAAAGATGCCATACCGTGCAAAGACGACATTGGCCGGTTTCTGGGATGGATGGTTGTATTTCACCTCTGGACAGCGGGATAGAGGACCAGATAATCCACAGCCCAGGAAAGTAGTAGGAGATATGTGGAGAACCAAATTGAGATTGTCGCACTGA
- the LOC104249567 gene encoding cytochrome c1-2, heme protein, mitochondrial: MLGGRAIHRLLGRKFHSESSASPILSSIASKQAQEEFGSCGMKSLRSLALIGAGVSGLLGFATVASADEAEHGLECPSYPWPHAGILSSYDHASIRRGHQVYQQVCASCHSMSLVSYRDLVGVAYTEEEVKAMAAEIEVVDGPNDEGEMFARPGKLSDRFPQPYTNEAAARFANGGAYPPDLSLITKARHNGQNYVFALLTGYRDPPAGVSIREGLHYNPYFPGGAIAMPKMLNDGAVEYEDGTPATEAQMGKDVVSFLTWAAEPEMEERKLMGFKWIFVLSLALLQAAYYRRLRWSVLKSRKLVLDVVN; encoded by the exons ATGTTGGGAGGTAGAGCAATCCATCGGTTATTAGGCAGGAAATTTCATTCTGAATCCTCG GCCTCTCCAATTTTATCATCCATTGCTTCCAAACAAGCTCAAGAAGAATTTGGATCTTGTGGCATGAAGTCCCTCAGATCATTGGCATTAATTGGAGCAGGTGTATCTGGACTCTTAGGTTTTGCGACAGTAGCATCTGCCGATGAGGCTGAACACGGATTGGAATGTCCAAGCTATCCTTGGCCTCACGCAGGCATTCTTAGTTCATATGATCATGCTTC GATTCGTCGTGGTCACCAGGTTTATCAACAAGTATGTGCATCTTGTCATTCAATGTCACTTGTTTCATATCGTGACTTGGTTGGGGTAGCATATACAGAGGAGGAAGTAAAGGCCATGGCAGCTGAGATTGAGGTGGTTGATGGGCCTAATGATGAGGGTGAAATGTTCGCTCGTCCTGGTAAACTGAGTGATCGTTTTCCTCAGCCATATACAAATGAAGCAGCTGCTAGATTTGCTAATGGGGGAGCCTACCCTCCGGATTTAAGTCTTATTACAAAA GCACGTCATAATGGTCAAAACTATGTGTTTGCCCTTCTAACTGGCTATCGTGATCCTCCTGCTGGTGTTTCG ATTCGTGAAGGACTTCACTACAATCCTTACTTCCCTGGTGGGGCTATCGCGATGCCTAAAATGCTTAATGATGGCGCTGTTGAATATGAAGATGGTACCCCTGCAACTGAAGCTCAG ATGGGGAAAGATGTGGTGTCGTTTTTGACTTGGGCTGCTGAACCAGAGATGGAGGAGAGAAAACTG ATGGGCTTCAAGTGGATATTTGTGTTGTCCCTTGCTCTACTTCAAGCTGCTTACTACAGGCGTTTGAGGTGGTCTGTTCTCAAATCACGGAAGCTGGTCCTTGATGTTGTCAATTAG